The following are encoded in a window of Choloepus didactylus isolate mChoDid1 chromosome 17, mChoDid1.pri, whole genome shotgun sequence genomic DNA:
- the LOC119512960 gene encoding glutaredoxin-1-like, with the protein MAQEFVNSKIHSGKVRLFIKPTCPYCRKTQEILCEMPFKQGLLEFVNISAISDTNAIQDYFQQLTGARMVPWVFFRKHYTDRGSDLVTMQENWELETRLWQIEALK; encoded by the coding sequence ATGGCTCAGGAATTTGTGAATAGCAAAATCCACTCTGGCAAGGTGAGACTGTTCATCAAGCCTACCTGCCCCTACTGCAGAAAGACCCAAGAAATCCTCTGTGAAATGCCCTTCAAACAAGGACTTCTGGAATTTGTCAATATCTCAGCCATCAGTGACACAAATGCAATACAAGATTATTTCCAACAGCTCACAGGAGCAAGAATGGTACCTTGGgtctttttcagaaaacattaTACAGACAGAGGCTCTGATCTAGTAACTATGCAAGAGAATTGGGAACTGGAGACCAGGCTATGGCAAATTGAAGCTCTAAAATAA